In Sporosarcina psychrophila, a genomic segment contains:
- the ilvA gene encoding threonine ammonia-lyase, with amino-acid sequence MYETARLFEAFERLTEIVHRTPIKQSETLNEWTQSEVYLKLENLQKTGSFKVRGAFNKISQLTAEECAKGLLAASAGNHAQGVALAGRKVGARVTIFMPETTPAAKVAATRKYGATVKLVGKNFDEAYKAARTEQLATGATFIHPFDDITIIEGQATVAMEMLQQQPDLDTIVVPAGGGGLLAGTALAVKTIRPSVKVIGVQAANAPAIASTYHGRKSNLTHFLPTIAEGICVREPGKVTMDIIHNYVDDMITVTEQEISSAILFMLEREKMLVEGAAAAAVAAVLNKKLPVSSNRIGVIVSGGNFDVGKLGNCITECNDSVLNF; translated from the coding sequence TTGTATGAAACAGCGCGCTTATTCGAAGCATTTGAACGCTTAACTGAAATTGTTCACCGCACACCTATTAAACAATCGGAGACATTGAATGAATGGACACAATCCGAAGTGTATTTGAAACTTGAAAACTTACAGAAGACAGGGTCGTTTAAAGTACGCGGCGCGTTCAACAAAATTTCTCAACTGACAGCAGAAGAATGTGCGAAAGGTTTACTTGCGGCTTCTGCGGGAAATCATGCACAAGGTGTTGCATTGGCAGGACGGAAAGTGGGCGCCAGAGTTACAATATTCATGCCTGAAACGACTCCAGCGGCAAAAGTGGCTGCTACCCGGAAATACGGGGCAACTGTTAAGCTAGTTGGGAAAAATTTCGATGAGGCTTATAAAGCCGCTCGTACTGAACAACTGGCAACAGGTGCAACGTTTATCCATCCTTTCGATGATATAACAATTATTGAGGGTCAGGCAACGGTTGCGATGGAAATGCTGCAACAGCAACCGGACTTGGATACAATTGTTGTACCAGCAGGTGGTGGAGGACTTTTAGCAGGGACTGCACTTGCTGTGAAAACAATACGGCCTTCGGTAAAAGTGATTGGCGTTCAGGCCGCAAATGCACCTGCAATTGCTTCGACTTATCACGGTAGAAAAAGTAATCTGACTCACTTTTTACCGACGATAGCAGAAGGGATTTGCGTCAGAGAACCTGGTAAAGTAACGATGGATATCATTCACAATTATGTAGACGATATGATTACAGTGACGGAACAAGAAATTTCATCAGCCATTCTTTTCATGTTAGAACGCGAGAAAATGCTTGTTGAAGGAGCGGCAGCCGCAGCGGTTGCTGCTGTCTTGAATAAGAAATTACCTGTTTCATCTAACCGAATCGGTGTTATCGTTTCGGGCGGAAATTTTGATGTTGGTAAGTTAGGGAATTGTATAACGGAATGTAATGACTCTGTACTTAATTTCTAA
- a CDS encoding collagen-like repeat preface domain-containing protein, with the protein MRLEQLELPGELGQPELLELLGLLGQPELLGLLELLELPELLELLELLGLLGLLELLELLELLELPELLELLGLLELLELPDLLGLLGATGATGSTGATGATGATGATGATGATGTAGLIGPTGATGATGATGATGATGATGATGATGATGATGATGSTGATGATGAIGSTGATGATGATGSTGATGATGATGSTGATGATSATGATGATGATGATGATGATGATGATGATGATGATGATGTTGATGATGATGSTGATGATGATGSTGATGATGTTGATGATGATGATGSTGATGATGATGSTGATGATGATGSTGSTGATGATGAIGATGATGTAGLIGPTGATGATGATGATGATGTAGLIGPTGATGATGATGSTGATGATGATGTTGATGATGATGATGATGTAGLIGPTGATGATGATGATGATGTAGLIGPTGVTGATGSTGSTGSTGSTGSTGATGATGSTGATGATGTTGATGATGSTGATGATGATGATGSTGATGATGATGATGSTGATGATSATGATGTTGATGATGATGATGATGATGATGATGATGTAGLIGPTGVTGTTGATGTAGLIGATGVTGATGATGTAGLIGATGVTGATGATGTAGLIGATGATGTTGTTGATGATGATGTTGATGATGTAGLIGPTGVTGATGATGTAGLIGATGATGATGTVGLIGPTGVTGTIGTTGATGPTGTNGINGNSTIIPFATGTSTMALTTLLLGAVGIPSVIGFGSSIAGLTALGATITLPILSNFAFMAPRAGTLTAISAYFNSNVALSLGTTVVSAEVYRATGNSNTYSATGVKVNLTFTGLTVGAIQTGTASGFSFPVSLGDRLLMVFSASAPLVGLIQGAASAGLTIN; encoded by the coding sequence GTGCGACTGGAGCAGCTGGAGCTACCGGGGGAACTGGGGCAGCCGGAGCTACTGGAGCTACTGGGGCTACTGGGGCAACCGGAGCTACTGGGGCTACTGGAGCTACTGGAGCTACCGGAGCTACTGGAGCTACTGGAGCTACTGGGGCTACTGGGGCTACTGGAGCTACTGGAGCTACTGGAGCTACTGGAGCTACCGGAGCTACTGGAGCTACTGGGGCTACTGGAGCTACTGGAGCTACCGGATCTACTGGGGCTACTGGGAGCTACTGGAGCTACTGGATCTACTGGAGCTACTGGAGCTACTGGTGCTACTGGTGCTACTGGTGCTACTGGTGCTACTGGTACCGCCGGACTGATTGGACCAACCGGAGCCACTGGAGCCACTGGAGCGACTGGTGCGACTGGAGCTACTGGTGCTACTGGAGCTACTGGTGCTACTGGAGCTACTGGTGCTACTGGAGCTACCGGATCTACTGGTGCTACTGGAGCTACTGGAGCTATCGGATCTACTGGTGCGACTGGAGCTACTGGAGCTACCGGATCTACTGGTGCGACTGGAGCTACTGGAGCTACCGGATCTACTGGTGCGACTGGAGCTACTAGCGCAACTGGAGCCACTGGAGCGACTGGAGCTACCGGAGCTACTGGAGCTACTGGAGCTACCGGAGCTACTGGAGCTACTGGAGCTACTGGAGCTACTGGAGCTACTGGAGCTACTGGAACTACTGGTGCTACCGGAGCTACTGGAGCTACCGGATCTACTGGAGCAACTGGAGCCACTGGAGCTACCGGATCTACTGGAGCTACTGGTGCTACTGGAACGACTGGTGCTACTGGAGCTACTGGAGCTACTGGAGCTACCGGATCTACTGGTGCGACTGGAGCTACTGGAGCTACCGGATCTACTGGTGCGACTGGAGCTACTGGAGCTACCGGATCTACCGGATCTACTGGTGCGACTGGAGCTACTGGAGCTATCGGAGCTACTGGGGCTACTGGTACCGCCGGACTGATTGGACCAACCGGAGCTACTGGGGCTACTGGCGCAACTGGCGCTACTGGAGCGACTGGTACCGCTGGACTGATTGGACCAACCGGTGCCACTGGAGCTACTGGAGCTACCGGATCTACTGGAGCTACTGGAGCTACTGGTGCTACTGGAACTACTGGTGCAACCGGTGCGACTGGAGCTACTGGCGCTACTGGGGCTACTGGTACCGCCGGACTGATTGGACCAACCGGAGCTACTGGGGCTACTGGCGCAACTGGCGCTACTGGAGCGACTGGTACCGCCGGACTGATTGGACCAACCGGTGTCACTGGAGCTACCGGATCTACTGGATCTACTGGATCTACTGGATCTACTGGATCAACTGGAGCCACTGGAGCTACCGGATCTACTGGAGCTACTGGTGCAACTGGAACGACTGGAGCTACTGGAGCTACCGGATCTACTGGTGCGACTGGAGCTACTGGAGCTACTGGAGCTACCGGATCTACTGGTGCGACTGGAGCTACTGGAGCTACTGGAGCTACCGGATCTACTGGTGCGACTGGAGCTACTAGCGCAACTGGAGCCACTGGAACTACTGGAGCTACTGGCGCGACTGGAGCTACTGGTGCCACTGGAGCAACGGGTGCTACTGGAGCTACTGGCGCTACTGGCGCTACTGGTACCGCAGGACTGATTGGACCAACCGGTGTCACTGGAACTACTGGAGCTACTGGTACAGCCGGACTGATTGGAGCAACCGGTGTCACTGGCGCTACTGGAGCTACTGGTACAGCCGGACTGATTGGAGCAACCGGTGTCACTGGCGCTACTGGAGCTACTGGCACAGCCGGGCTTATTGGAGCAACCGGTGCGACTGGAACTACTGGAACTACTGGCGCTACTGGGGCTACTGGAGCTACCGGAACAACGGGCGCTACTGGAGCTACTGGTACCGCCGGATTGATCGGACCAACCGGTGTCACTGGCGCAACTGGAGCTACTGGCACAGCCGGGCTGATTGGAGCAACCGGCGCTACTGGAGCTACCGGTACCGTCGGACTGATTGGACCAACCGGTGTCACTGGAACTATCGGAACAACCGGTGCTACTGGGCCTACGGGAACTAATGGCATTAATGGTAACAGTACGATAATTCCATTTGCAACTGGAACCTCAACAATGGCATTGACTACGTTACTCTTGGGAGCAGTTGGTATTCCTTCTGTTATAGGATTCGGGAGTTCCATAGCAGGTCTTACAGCTCTTGGTGCTACAATAACACTCCCAATTCTAAGTAACTTTGCCTTTATGGCTCCTCGTGCAGGAACCCTCACAGCTATATCAGCATACTTTAATAGTAACGTGGCATTAAGTCTAGGGACGACAGTAGTTAGTGCAGAAGTATATCGTGCAACTGGAAATAGCAATACCTACAGCGCAACTGGCGTTAAAGTAAATCTAACATTCACCGGATTAACAGTCGGTGCTATACAAACTGGCACTGCCAGTGGTTTCTCATTTCCAGTAAGCCTTGGAGATCGTTTGCTAATGGTGTTTTCCGCAAGTGCTCCTTTAGTAGGCCTCATACAAGGTGCAGCAAGTGCAGGTCTGACAATCAACTAA
- the leuD gene encoding 3-isopropylmalate dehydratase small subunit: protein MEPINEVVSVITPLDRKNVDTDQIISKEFLKRIERTGFGKYLFYHWRHNADGSEVQDFVLNDERFKGSKILVAQENFGCGSSREHAPWSILDYGFNVVIAPSYADIFYNNCMKNGLLPIKLTMSEVEELLASGQKDPYSVEVNLVKQSVTGQDGKSYSFDIDPYYKEMLLNGWDEISLTFQYEEQISNYEKQHQNA, encoded by the coding sequence ATGGAACCGATTAATGAAGTTGTTAGCGTCATAACGCCGCTCGATCGTAAAAACGTCGATACCGACCAGATTATTTCGAAAGAGTTCTTGAAACGAATTGAGCGAACAGGGTTTGGAAAATATTTGTTTTATCACTGGCGACATAATGCTGATGGAAGCGAAGTTCAAGATTTCGTACTGAATGATGAGCGGTTCAAAGGATCTAAAATCCTCGTTGCTCAAGAAAACTTTGGGTGCGGCTCCTCTCGTGAACATGCACCGTGGTCGATTTTAGACTATGGATTCAATGTCGTCATCGCGCCAAGCTATGCGGATATCTTCTATAATAACTGTATGAAAAACGGTTTGCTTCCAATTAAATTAACAATGTCGGAAGTAGAAGAGTTGTTGGCAAGTGGGCAAAAAGATCCTTACTCAGTAGAAGTTAATCTTGTTAAACAGTCGGTGACAGGGCAGGATGGCAAGTCCTATTCGTTTGATATCGACCCGTACTATAAAGAAATGTTATTAAATGGTTGGGATGAAATATCCTTGACTTTCCAATATGAAGAACAAATTTCTAACTATGAAAAACAACATCAAAACGCGTAA